One genomic segment of Sminthopsis crassicaudata isolate SCR6 chromosome 4, ASM4859323v1, whole genome shotgun sequence includes these proteins:
- the AATK gene encoding serine/threonine-protein kinase LMTK1 isoform X8 — protein MQFLEEAQPYRALQHSNLLQCLAQCAEVTPYLLVMEFCPLGDLKGYLRSCRVAESMVPDPLTLQRMACELACGVLHLHKNNYVHSDLALRNCLLTADLTVKIGDYGLSHCKYKDDYFVTADQLWVPLRWIAPELIDEVHSNLLVVDQTKASNVWSLGVTIWELFELGAQPYHHYSDRQVLTYAIKEQQLKLPKPQLKLSLSDRWYEVMQFCWLQPEQRPTAEEVHLLLSYLCAKGTTEAEEDFEKRWKSLKPSGTGGASHLGSVAELSSSFPLLEQFSGDGFHSDGDDILTVMETSHGLNFEYKWEPNRAEAFQTPAGTLSPRHAAHYQDLYYPASSSASHLSLGVSPSCYECPPPGVVPILSAHSPSVSSEYYIRIEEPADCDLDFTMCSSSPEGQQASPEAATPWCDKEGPVAGTYDSDSSPTVSLTMEPLLGQGPGGEGPWDHPDYYSHMSRSKDSLCRQPSPAGDSRTEDSLLGDCREGAGKDWGLRGFGQAFFEDPLGVSPSGNTAPQESPGGAQEAAAGEATKQEARGSPPESVTIELAEPEGLPCGSSRQEGAEEASVAAQQRHWTSNVSANNNINSGCPPDSWATRFVDSYLGSGEHPGTEADPCAPPAPDGVPAPPLPEGQGSEVAFPGQGPGSPPSFAPHCQVEEGPASVPASPSQVIDVDAADRRAVDPGADQKAPEEATAPCSSPAGPSLSSPPQGGAPLLSRAAGSLAPVPKSESPVPWDCSQSHSNEPDQTLDSSGSFPELEGPGSEDEDTTEATSGVFTDFSNDCLIEKLDTTPAFRSLQKQVGTPDSLESLDIPSTASDGGEIYSPTVSYPATGQPRALDSGYDTENYESPEFVLREPHDPRDPEDLGPLGKEDESPALEMRLSSSISAELHGLNEKNPYRDSAYFSDYDAETERPTRGREEEEEDSEPGDAESSPLGPQPHNGDTPTPEEAGAQPAPAPAGEPPPQATGGGDQESPEALGEGLAPAPAPAPLPTPALAPSKSFFLTPVLPSSEGGGAAEGCHELQEAPGLSPALVDQGTWDLVPGAEVQKGKEATACEIQQGEKPGPRPTPLRLDLSDLPAAKESRPAEEEEDDDSDDSDESDEELCCYNIQEQSEESEEEPAAVPIVVAESHSARNLRSLLKMPSLMSQSFCEDLDRKKKAVSFFDDVTVYLFDQESPTRELGEQHFPETKEAASSFLPSSPTSLSPSDQLGAADNFSDRTVSEESEPGGLGRKWERELGGGFEWDDDFPLMPAKKSFASSPGPGVPDSMLPSLATPPKQVLPVQFSRFTVSPSPVSRFSITHVSDSDIESVGGSSEDGDRE, from the exons CGACCTCGCCTTGAGGAACTGCTTACTTACAGCGGACCTGACTGTGAAAATTGGGGACTACGGCCTCTCTCACTGCAAGTACAAA GATGACTACTTCGTGACTGCCGACCAGCTGTGGGTGCCGCTGCGCTGGATCGCCCCCGAGCTCATTGACGAGGTGCACAGCAACCTCCTCGTCGTGGACCAGACCAAGGCCAGCAATGTCTG GTCTCTGGGCGTGACCATCTGGGAGCTGTTTGAGCTGGGGGCCCAGCCCTACCACCACTACTCTGACCGCCAGGTGCTTACCTACGCTATCAAGGAGCAGCAGCTCAAGTTACCCAAGCCCCAGCTGAAGCTGTCGCTCTCAGACCGCTG GTATGAGGTGATGCAGTTCTGCTGGCTGCAGCCGGAGCAGCGGCCCACCGCAGAGGAGGTGCACCTGCTGCTGTCCTACCTGTGTGCCAAGGGCACCACGGAGGCCGAGGAGGACTTTGAGAAGCGGTGGAAGTCCCTGAAGCCCAGCGGGACCGGCGGAGCCAGCCACTTGGGCAGTGTGGCTGAGCTGTCCTCCAGCTTCCCGCTCCTGGAGCAGTTCTCCGGGGACGGCTTCCATTCGGACGGCGATGATATCTTGACCGTGATGGAGACCAGCCACGGGCTCAACTTTGAGTACAAGTGGGAACCCAACCGGGCCGAGGCCTTCCAGACTCCCGCGGGCACCCTCAGCCCCCGCCACGCTGCCCACTACCAGGACCTCTACTATCCAGCCAGCTCCTCCGCCAGCCACCTGAGCCTGGGGGTGTCGCCGTCCTGCTACGAGTGCCCCCCGCCAGGCGTGGTGCCCATCCTCAGTGCCCACAGCCCTTCCGTGAGCAGCGAGTACTACATCCGCATCGAAGAACCCGCTGACTGTGACCTGGACTTCACCATGTGCTCCTCCAGCCCCGAGGGCCAACAGGCGTCCCCCGAGGCGGCCACCCCCTGGTGTGACAAAGAAGGGCCCGTGGCGGGGACTTACGACTCGGACAGCAGCCCCACTGTGTCCCTGACTATGGAGCCCCTCCTGGGGCAAGGACCCGGCGGGGAGGGGCCCTGGGACCACCCTGACTACTACTCCCACATGAGCCGTAGCAAAGACTCGCTCTGCCGTCAGCCTTCCCCCGCAGGGGACTCGCGGACCGAAGACAGTCTGTTGGGGGATTGCAGGGAGGGCGCCGGCAAAGACTGGGGCCTTCGGGGCTTTGGCCAGGCTTTTTTTGAGGACCCACTGGGGGTGTCCCCCTCGGGGAATACCGCACCCCAGGAGTCACCGGGGGGGGCCCAGGAAGCAGCGGCGGGGGAGGCGACGAAGCAGGAGGCTCGGGGCAGTCCTCCTGAGTCAGTCACCATAGAGCTGGCCGAGCCCGAGGGTCTGCCCTGTGGCAGCTCCCGGCAGGAGGGCGCCGAGGAGGCAAGCGTGGCGGCCCAGCAGAGACACTGGACCTCAAACGTGTCTGCCAATAACAACATCAATAGCGGCTGCCCCCCTGATTCCTGGGCCACTCGCTTTGTAGACTCCTACTTGGGATCAGGGGAGCACCCAGGCACGGAAGCTGACCCGTGTGCGCCCCCTGCCCCAGACGGCGTGCCGGCCCCGCCCCTTCCTGAGGGTCAGGGGTCGGAGGTAGCTTTCCCCGGGCAGGGGCCGGGGAGCCCACCTAGCTTTGCTCCACACTGCCAGGTGGAAGAGGGCCCGGCTTCGGTCCCCGCCTCTCCCTCCCAGGTGATAGACGTGGACGCCGCAGACAGGAGGGCTGTAGACCCTGGGGCCGACCAGAAAGCTCCGGAGGAAGCCACGGCCCCTTGCAGTTCCCCAGCCGGGCCCTCCctgtcctcccctccccaaggGGGAGCCCCGCTCCTCTCCCGGGCGGCGGGCAGTCTGGCCCCTGTTCCTAAGTCCGAATCCCCCGTGCCGTGGGACTGTAGCCAGAGTCACAGCAATGAGCCAGACCAGACGCTGGACAGCAGCGGGAGCTTCCCTGAGCTAGAAGGGCCGGGTAGTGAGGACGAGGACACGACGGAGGCCACCTCCGGGGTCTTCACGGACTTTTCCAACGACTGCCTTATTGAGAAGCTTGACACAACCCCCGCCTTCCGCTCCCTCCAGAAGCAGGTGGGAACGCCGGATTCCCTGGAGTCGCTGGACATCCCGTCCACGGCCAGCGACGGCGGGGAGATCTACAGCCCGACCGTGTCCTACCCCGCCACCGGGCAGCCCCGGGCGCTCGACAGCGGCTATGACACGGAGAACTACGAGTCCCCCGAGTTTGTTCTCAGAGAACCCCATGACCCCCGAGACCCGGAGGACCTTGGGCCCCTGGGAAAGGAGGACGAGAGCCCCGCCTTGGAGATGAGGCTTTCTTCCTCCATCAGTGCTGAGCTGCACGGTCTGAATGAGAAAAACCCCTACCGAGACTCGGCCTACTTCTCTGACTATGACGCAGAGACGGAGCGGCCCACccgggggagggaggaggaagaggaggacagCGAACCCGGAGACGCAGAGTCCAGCCCGCTGGGCCCCCAGCCCCACAATGGGGACACTCCAACCCCGGAGGAAGCGGGCGCTCagcctgcccctgcccctgctgggGAACCCCCTCCTCAGGCCACTGGAGGAGGAGACCAGGAGAGCCCCGAGGCCCTGGGAGAAGGGCtggcccctgcccctgcccctgccccgcTCCCCACCCCTGCTCTCGCTCCATCCAAATCGTTCTTCCTGACTCCCGTCCTGCCAAGCTCGGAGGGCGGTGGGGCCGCGGAAGGCTGCCATGAACTACAGGAGGCCCCAGGCCTGTCCCCCGCCTTGGTGGACCAGGGCACTTGGGACCTGGTTCCTGGGGCAGAGGTGCAAAAGGGGAAGGAAGCCACGGCCTGTGAGATCCAGCAGGGGGAGAAGCCGGGCCCACGGCCGACCCCTCTGCGCCTGGACCTGTCGGACCTCCCGGCAGCCAAGGAGAGCCGGCCggccgaggaggaggaggacgacgACTCGGACGACAGCGACGAGTCCGACGAAGAGCTGTGCTGCTACAACATCCAGGAGCAGAGCGAGGAGAGCGAGGAGGAGCCAGCCGCCGTGCCCATCGTGGTGGCCGAGAGCCACAGCGCCCGCAACCTCCGCAGCCTCCTCAAGATGCCCAGCCTCATGTCCCAGTCCTTCTGCGAGGACCTGGACCGCAAGAAAAAGGCCGTCTCCTTCTTTGATGACGTTACCGTCTACCTCTTCGACCAG GAAAGCCCCACTAGAGAGCTCGGGGAGCAGCACTTCCCCGAGACGAAGGAAGCGGCTTCCTCCTTCCTGCCGAGCAGCCCCACTTCTCTGAGCCCGTCGGACCAACTCGGTGCAGCAGACAATTTCTCCGACAGGACGGTCTCTGAAGAGAGTGAGCCTGGTGGGCTGGGCCGGAAGTGGGAGCGTGAGCTTG GTGGTGGCTTTGAGTGGGATGACGATTTCCCGCTAATGCCAGCCAAGAAATCTTTTGCGTCTTCTCCGGGGCCCGGAGTGCCGGACTCCATGCTGCCCAGCCTGGCCACCCCCCCGAAGCAGGTGCTGCCCGTCCAGTTTTCCCGCTTCACTGTGTCTCCCAGCCCAGTCTCCCGATTCTCCATTACACACGTCTCTGACTCGGACATCGAGTCTGTAGGAG GAAGCAGTGAAGACGGGGACAGAGAATAG